A genomic segment from Cricetulus griseus strain 17A/GY chromosome 8, alternate assembly CriGri-PICRH-1.0, whole genome shotgun sequence encodes:
- the Pcgf1 gene encoding polycomb group RING finger protein 1 isoform X2 — protein MASPQGGQIAIAMRLRNQLQSVYKMDPLRNEEEVRVKIKDLNEHIVCCLCAGYFVDATTITECLHTFCKSCIVKYLQTSKYCPMCNIKIHETQPLLNLKLDRVMQDIVYKLVPGLQDSEEKRIREFYQSRGLDRVTQPSGEEPALSNLGLPFSSFDHSKAHYYRYDEQLSLCLERLSSGKDKNKNVLQNKYVRCSVRAEVRHLRRVLCHRLMLNPQHVQLLFDNEVLPDHMTMKQLWLSRWFGKPSPLLLQYSVKEKRR, from the exons ATGGCGTCTCCTCAGGGGGGCCAGATTGCGATCGCGATGAGGCTTCGGAACCAGCTCCAGTCAGTGTACAAGATGGACCCGCTACGGAACGAG GAGGAGGTCCGGGTGAAGATCAAAGACCTGAATGAACACATCGTTTGCTGCCTGTGTGCCGGCTACTTCGTGGATGCCACCACCATCACAGAGTGTCTCCACACCT TCTGCAAAAGTTGTATTGTGAAGTACCTGCAGACCAGCAAGTACTGCCCCATGTGCAACATCAAGATCCACGAGACGCAGCCGCTGCTCAACCTCAAGCTGGATCGGGTCATGCAGGACATAGTGTATAAGCTAGTACCAGGCTTGCAAGACA GTGAAGAGAAACGGATTCGGGAATTCTATCAGTCCCGAGGCTTGGACAGAGTCACCCAGCCCAGTGGGGAAG AGCCAGCCCTGAGCAACCTTGGCCTCCCTTTCAGCAGTTTTGACCACTCTAAAGCCCACTATTATCGCTATGATGAGCAGCTGAGCCTATGCCTGGAGCGGCTGAG TTCTGGCAAAGACAAGAATAAAAATGTCCTTCAG AACAAATATGTCCGATGCTCTGTTAGAGCTGAGGTACGCCATCTCCGGAGGGTTCTGTGTCACCGCCTAATGCTAAATCCACAACAT GTACAGCTCCTTTTTGACAATGAGGTTCTCCCTGATCACATGACCATGAAGCAGCTATGGCTGTCCCGCTGGTTCGGCAAG CCATCGCCTTTGCTTTTACAATACAGtgtgaaagagaagaggaggtag
- the LOC113837067 gene encoding T-cell leukemia homeobox protein 2: protein MEPAVLAPHHLPHHEPISFGIDQILSGPEPPGGGLGQGQAGQSHGESAAFSGGFHGASGYAPAGSLAPLPRGSGVGPGGVIRVPAHRPLPVPPPSGAAPAVPGPSGLGGAGGLAGLTFPWMDSGRRFAKDRLTAALSPFSGTRRIGHPYQNRTPPKRKKPRTSFSRSQVLELERRFLRQKYLASAERAALAKALRMTDAQVKTWFQNRRTKWRRQTAEEREAERHRAGRLLLHLQQDALPRPLRPPLPPDPLCLHNSSLFALQNLQPWAEDNKVASVSGLASVV from the exons ATGGAGCCCGCAGTGTTGGCTCCGCACCACCTTCCGCACCACGAACCCATCAGCTTCGGCATCGATCAGATCCTGAGCGGCCCCGAACCCCCGGGGGGAGGTCTGGGCCAGGGTCAGGCGGGCCAGAGCCACGGGGAGAGTGCGGCGTTCTCGGGTGGATTCCACGGAGCCTCGGGCTACGCTCCAGCTGGCTCGTTGGCCCCGTTGCCCAGAGGCTCCGGAGTGGGCCCGGGCGGCGTGATCCGCGTCCCCGCGCACCGCCCGCTGCCGGTGCCGCCGCCCTCGGGTGCGGCCCCCGCGGTGCCCGGACCCTCGGGTTTGGGCGGCGCCGGGGGCCTAGCCGGACTCACCTTCCCCTGGATGGACAGCGGCCGCCGCTTTGCGAAGGACAGGCTCACGG CTGCGCTCTCGCCCTTCTCTGGGACACGTCGCATAGGCCACCCCTACCAAAACCGGACCCCCCCGAAGCGCAAGAAGCCGCGCACCTCCTTTTCCCGCTCGCAGGTGCTGGAGTTGGAGCGCCGCTTCCTGCGCCAGAAATACCTGGCTTCGGCAGAGAGGGCGGCGCTGGCCAAGGCCCTGCGCATGACGGACGCGCAGGTCAAGACCTGGTTCCAGAATCGACGCACCAAGTGGCG GCGCCAGACGGCGGAGGAGCGCGAGGCAGAGCGGCACCGCGCGGGCCGCCTGCTGCTGCACCTGCAGCAGGACGCGCTGCCCCGGCCGCTGCGGCCGCCGCTGCCCCCGGACCCGCTCTGCCTGCACAACTCTTCGCTCTTCGCGCTGCAGAATCTGCAGCCCTGGGCCGAGGACAACAAGGTGGCTTCGGTGTCTGGGCTCGCTTCGGTGGTGTGA